A part of Nostoc sp. HK-01 genomic DNA contains:
- a CDS encoding C-5 cytosine-specific DNA methylase, producing the protein MSVATPEKSSEKGLKSSDIESVGYLYPYLETKKLQDGSTALYPRVIGERDPNNASHWRWAFNWKEKIKGVWKGRSIGSIPCGAVTIIREMQKGGVYQR; encoded by the coding sequence ATGTCTGTTGCGACACCCGAAAAATCAAGCGAGAAAGGACTTAAAAGCTCAGATATCGAATCCGTTGGTTATCTTTATCCGTACTTAGAAACCAAAAAGTTACAAGATGGTTCGACAGCGTTATATCCCCGTGTTATAGGTGAACGTGACCCAAATAACGCCTCTCATTGGCGTTGGGCGTTTAATTGGAAAGAGAAAATCAAAGGAGTTTGGAAAGGTCGCTCTATTGGCTCAATTCCTTGCGGTGCAGTTACTATCATTCGAGAAATGCAAAAGGGAGGGGTCTACCAGAGATGA